The following is a genomic window from Chitinophaga caseinilytica.
TGCTGTTGGGCGAATGCGGATTGCGCGCAGCAGGCCAGGATCAGGGTAAGGAATCGCATGGTGCAGGGATTTGCATCAAATATAGGGATTGATTTTTATGCCGGAAAGCTGGCGCGGATGATTATCTTTGATCAGACCATCAAAAACAGTGACATGAAATTCCGCAGTATGCTGCTGGCCTCCCTGATCCTGCTGAGGTTGGGCGCCAACGCGCAATCTTCGAAAAGGCCCAATATCATTTTCATTTTCTCCGACGATCACGCGTTCCAGGCCGTGAGCGCCTACGGCGGCAAGCTCGCCAAAACGCCGAATATCGACCGCATCGCGCGGGAAGGAGCGATTTTCCGGAACGCCCTCGTCACCAATTCCATCTGCGGGCCGAGCCGCGCCACGTTGCTGACGGGCAAATACAGCCACCGCAACGGTTATCCGCGGAACGAGCAGCGGTTCGACGTATCGCAGGTCCTCTTCCCCCGGGTGCTGCAGCAAAATCAATATCAAACCGCATGGATCGGGAAATGGCACCTCGGCAGCTTGCCCGAAGGCTTCGATTACTGGCGCATCCTGCCCGGACAAGGCCACTATTACAATCCCGATTTCATCGAAAAAGGAAAAGATACCGCCAGGTCGGAAGGGTATGTGACCAACCTGGTGACAGACTACTCCCTCGACTGGATCCAGCACCGCGACACCACGAAGCCCTTCATGCTCGTAGTAGGCCATAAAGCGACGCACCGCGAATGGCTGCCCGATCTGCAAGACCTCGGCGCCTACGATCATATCAACTTCCCGACGCCCGCCAATTTCAACGATACGTACGAAGGCCGCGAAGCCGCCCGGAACCAGGATATGACCATCGCCACCACCATGCGTCTCGACTTCGACCTGAAAGTGCACGCCAACTACAAAGGCTGGGTCTACAACCGCTTCACGCCGGAACAACTGTCGGCCTTCAAAGGGTATTACGAAGGAAAGGTCACGAAGGAATTCGATGCATTGAAGCCCACCGGCAGCGCCCTCACGCATTGGAAATATCAACGCTACCTGAAAGATTACCTGGCAACGGCTAA
Proteins encoded in this region:
- a CDS encoding sulfatase: MKFRSMLLASLILLRLGANAQSSKRPNIIFIFSDDHAFQAVSAYGGKLAKTPNIDRIAREGAIFRNALVTNSICGPSRATLLTGKYSHRNGYPRNEQRFDVSQVLFPRVLQQNQYQTAWIGKWHLGSLPEGFDYWRILPGQGHYYNPDFIEKGKDTARSEGYVTNLVTDYSLDWIQHRDTTKPFMLVVGHKATHREWLPDLQDLGAYDHINFPTPANFNDTYEGREAARNQDMTIATTMRLDFDLKVHANYKGWVYNRFTPEQLSAFKGYYEGKVTKEFDALKPTGSALTHWKYQRYLKDYLATANSLDRNIGRLLDYLDRSGLAENTVVVYASDQGFYLGEHGWFDKRFMYEESLRTPFVVRYPGKIKPGTQVKELMCNIDWAPTILDWAGVTTPEDMQGTSFMPLVANHGDKSKWRKAAYYHYYEYPEPHRVSPHFGLRTERYTLIRFYGPADNWELYDLAKDPGQVHNLIGRKGFEKITADLKAELRRQIVQYKDDDALRLLDKS